One region of Salvelinus namaycush isolate Seneca chromosome 3, SaNama_1.0, whole genome shotgun sequence genomic DNA includes:
- the shroom1 gene encoding protein Shroom3 isoform X2: MDSYNFHFERMSNLDLHPLSLPLSRLSPAKSTSSIDQITHHHGKGDSAYSSFSGGSSAPEYPSPLLSDDLQHHSLHYTDLKYVKAIYHPNVLDSDAKSMDQLYRSVEAISNQYRHNDGCPSASQYCNQNQETLPPPPPLPPPPPARLDSFIATRNLENCRAQHGPEGQLADRPPPRPQTNNSDAACLKPDLVYGRRASQPYHRDPVDPDHTVNNTEQQKSANILSGSPPRTSQPEHPKQQSGSGDGGHLEGQRKRAHLAHGCLMPEQQQSASPWHVAQNMVNSSIQHKGQFYFVTGVCKSSLKHGSLCVPEVGSESPVPAPVETHRLVEMESSHNTMDNMFRNTQQMHHSTHDTATTNNREFYTKSQDEEKLIQSRISYDPSHISNQGSRSFDALEKSHKVQSRVIGRHHSPNHHIFYCGPEENCPPLSNFHNLVVPPPISMEQANHHKRDKQVKRGRRQPLGDVASEKINKETTPLLYHLTGANRAALSLHKPKKDIEVSVKGKDAGLNTTPISCSDMTPQGETSKEERVEATSHPCNTLDDSFKKYYKEKLKDAQSKVLRETSFKRRDLQLSWPHRVRQRPELRPTVLHTVSSSQDSETSTDTLTPSPTHSEGTDEENIKETVKEVEKVKESVVVKDSEKENGRPANVAQPQVARIRGRKRLTPEQKKLCYSEPENLNQLGDTPSHHAACRSLGNESEGGLLVLSSEEGEQGEQGLVAARRKMFETRGRAMSASSLSKTSLKHLQHNALVAYMERKTGHKVAESQQPTPQASQVPSQRHSTAGKPSDWDPRPQSGNKEGPKKKLYRPHSAGRILDSTSSSIRYSQFSSSSTQARGYSQQASWRESPSPSQGKSASVESLLDQPEPPEFFRNRSTSTPHAFQGHNYMNDPSPVNIMDTSSAQTQRPVDEETVVMRRGQAMSVPEGQRVRVVAQRGKSMEELGMSQVSRPPVLNKSSEQLDQLCSRQMGPGPGQEKRIVSFFGEGQEKPQRQTKRKPLFKQESAPQLGSEEDKEEMTKSTRESSESVSPAWRNSSRIRTRSDGSPRSYDFGPLVKDEIETTVLSCDVPLPPSHNGQESSERAVKSTSTSPSIPINPRGTSERGTGAGSRVKTARPLHHSVVREQSVDEPSVSTKSPQEVSLSCGVTTDPTLWTIPPEPGRKDKGEDPALSDNLAEGETPNLAPAPAAFEPLTISSTTPVPDTDTSQSGEGEQPEEEKETDAVEGETPAGETESPEKTPTTKWEELVEEVVTADQSLARVLHPLTNRKTALMLMEHLLPEDTLLMEEHYKKKQEQRDAADSSETVDDAEARPTSPDADQIQPQPEPLSKADVTEKKRLLVACIEERLRALEEPCGALQVEVRENGVRGEAVEALVRERCTPVELERYGLFIGDLERVVSLLLCLSSRLARVQNALSTVDQHTDEEEKDSLDNRHRLLCKQWEDAKDLKDNLDRRERMVSNFLSRCLTAEHLQDYQHFVQTKASLLIRMKDLDERQRLGEEQLESLLNTLPTWGLPSGPHPSLSSPPAVHQLSGLIEP; this comes from the exons ATGGATTCCTATAATTTCCACTTTGAGAGAATGAGCAACCTGGACCTGCACCCACTGAGCCTACCATTGAGTCGGCTCTCCCCAGCCAAGTCCACCAGCAGCATCGACCAGATCACCCACCATCACGGCAAGGGCGACTCGGCCTACAGCTCCTTCTCTGGGGGCTCCAGTGCGCCAGAATATCCGTCCCCCCTCCTTTCAGACGACCTCCAGCACCACAGCCTGCACTACACAGACCTGAAGTATGTGAAGGCCATCTACCACCCCAACGTCCTCGACTCTGACGCCAAGAGCATGGATCAGCTCTACCGCTCGGTGGAGGCCATCTCAAACCAGTACCGCCACAACGATGGCTGCCCGAGTGCTTCACAGTATTGTAATCAGAATCAGGAAACGCTACCGCCCCCTCCTCCCCTGCCGCCTCCACCCCCCGCCCGCCTGGACAGCTTCATAGCCACCAGGAACTTGGAGAACTGCAGGGCACAGCACGGCCCCGAAGGCCAGCTGGCAGACAGGCCACCTCCACGGCCCCAGACAAATAATTCTGATGCTGCCTGTCTCAAGCCTGACCTAGTCTATGGCCGCCGGGCCTCACAGCCCTATCACAGGGACCCAGTCGACCCTGACCACACAGTTAATAACACTGAGCAACAAAAGTCAGCAAACATCTTAAGCGGATCACCCCCTCGCACGAGTCAGCCTGAGCACCCCAAACAGCAGTCCGGTAGCGGCGATGGCGGGCACTTGGAGGGTCAGCGCAAGAGGGCGCACTTGGCCCACGGCTGCCTCATGCCGGAGCAGCAGCAGTCCGCCAGTCCCTGGCATGTGGCACAGAACATGGTCAACAGCAGCATCCAGCACAAGGGCCAGTTCTACTTCGTTACAGGTGTTTGTAAGTCCAGTCTGAAGCATGGCTCTCTGTGTGTGCCAGAGGTGGGCAGTGAGAGCCCTGTGCCAGCGCcagtggagacccacaggctggtggagatggagagttCACACAACACCATGGACAACATGTTCAGGAACACCCAACAGATGCACCACAGCACTCATGACACCGCAACAACCAACAACAGGGAGTTTTACACCAAGAGTCAAGATGAGGAGAAACTGATTCAGAGTAGAATTTCATACGACCCCTCTCACATTTCAAACCAGGGCTCGCGCAGCTTTGATGCCTTAGAGAAAAGTCACAAGGTACAGAGCAGAGTGATCGGCAGGCATCACAGCCCCAACCACCACATCTTCTACTGTGGCCCAGAGGAGAACTGTCCTCCATTATCAAACTTCCACAACCTGGTAGTCCCTCCTCCAATCAGCATGGAGCAGGCCAACCACCACAAGAGAGACAAACAGGtcaagagagggaggaggcagcCATTAGGAGACGTTGCCAGCGAAAAGATCAACAAGGAAACCACCCCGCTTCTGTACCACCTCACTGGAGCCAACAGGGCGGCGCTGAGTTTGCACAAGCCCAAAAAGGACATTGAGGTCAGTGTGAAAGGTAAAGATGCAGGCCTGAACACAACCCCCATTAGCTGTAGTGATATGACACCACAGGGTGAAACATCCAAGGAAGAGAGAGTGGAGGCTACCTCCCACCCCTGCAACACCCTGGATGACTCCTTCAAGAAGTACTACAAGGAGAAACTGAAGGACGCCCAGTCTAAGGTGCTCAGGGAGACCTCCTTTAAGAGGAGGGACCTGCAGCTGTCCTGGCCCCACAGAGTGAGGCAGAGGCCTGAGCTCAGGCCCACAGTACTTCACACTGTCTCCTCTTCACAGGACTCTGAGACCTCAACAGACACACTCACCCCCTCCCCAACACATTCTGAGGGGACAGATGAGGAGAACATAAAGGAAACGGTGAAGGAGGTTGAGAAAGTGAAAGAGAGCGTGGTGGTGAAGGACAGTGAAAAGGAAAACGGGAGACCAGCGAATGTTGCCCAGCCGCAGGTGGCTCGAATCAGGGGAAGGAAGCGCCTGACTCCAGAGCAGAAGAAGCTGTGCTATTCCGAGCCGGAGAATCTGAACCAGCTGGGTGACACACCCTCCCACCACGCAGCCTGCCGTTCCCTGGGCAACGAAAGTGAAGGAGGCCTGCTAGTGCTCTCAAGCGAGGAGGGGGAGCAGGGAGAACAGGGCCTGGTGGCAGCTAGGAGAAAGATGTTTGAAACCAGAGGCAGGGCCATGTCTGCCTCCAGCCTCTCCAAGACATCCCTGAAGCACCTCCAGCACAATGCCCTGGTCGCCTACATGGAGCGCAAAACGGGACACAAGGTGGCTGAGTCCCAGCAGCCCACCCCTCAAGCCTCTCAAGTCCCCAGCCAGAGGCACTCCACGGCTGGGAAGCCTTCTGACTGGGATCCCAGGCCTCAGTCTGGGAATAAAGAAGGCCCCAAGAAGAAGCTGTACAGGCCCCACTCGGCTGGCCGCATCCTGGACTCAACCTCCAGCTCGATAAGGTACTCACAGTTCAGCTCCAGCTCCACCCAGGCCCGAGGTTATTCCCAACAGGCCAGCTGGAGAGAGTCACCCAGCCCCTCTCAGGGGAAGTCTGCCTCTGTGGAAAGTCTTCTGGACCAGCCTGAACCACCTGAGTTCTTCAGAAATCGTTCCACCTCAACGCCCCACGCATTTCAG GGTCACAACTACATGAATGATCCCTCACCAGTTAATATTATGGACACTTCCAG TGCTCAGACTCAGAGGCCAGTAGATGAGGAGACGGTGGTAATGAGGAGAGGTCAGGCCATGTCGGTCCCTGAGGGTCAGCGGGTCCGGGTGGTGGCCCAGCGGGGGAAGTCCATGGAGGAGCTGGGTATGTCCCAGGTCAGCCGTCCCCCGGTCCTCAATAAGAGCTCTGAGCAGCTGGACCAGCTCTGCAGTAGGCAGATGGGCCCAGGACCAGGCCAGGAGAAGAGGATCGTCTCATTCTTCGGTGAGGGCCAGGAGAAACCCCAGAGGCAGACCAAGAGGAAGCCCCTCTTCAAGCAGGAATCTGCACCACAGCTGGGCAGTGAGGAAGACAAAGAGGAGATGACTAAAAGCACCAGGGAGTCTAGTGAGTCTGTCTCCCCGGCATGGAGAAACTCGTCTCGGATCAGGACTCGCTCAGATGGCTCCCCCAGATCATATGACTTTGGCCCCCTCGTTAAAGATGAGATCGAGACCACTGTGCTCTCCTGCGACGTCCCACTCCCACCATCCCATAACGGTCAGGAGTCTAGTGAGAGAGCAGTCAAGTCTACCTCAACTTCTCCCTCCATACCCATCAATCCCAGGGGCACTAGCGAGAGGGGCACTGGAGCTGGCTCCAG AGTGAAGACCGCCCGTCCTTTACACCACTCTGTGGTGAGAGAGCAGTCAGTGGACGAGCCCAGTGTGAGTACCAAGTCCCCTCAGGAAGTCTCCCTGAGCTGTGGAGTCACCACAGACCCCACTCTGTGGACCATACCACCTGAACCAGGGAGAAAAGACAAGGGCGAGGACCCAGCACTTTCTGATAATCTGGCCGAGGGAGAAACTCCAAATCTAGCCCCTGCTCCGGCAGCTTTCGAGCCCCTTACAATTTCCTCCACCACACCAGTCCCTGACACTGACACTTCCCAGAGTGGGGAGGGCGAGCAACCAGAGGAAGAAAAGGAAACCGATGCGGTGGAGGGGGAGACCCCAGCAGGCGAGACAGAGAGCCCAGAAAAGACACCAACCACAAAGTGGGAGGAGCTGGTGGAGGAAGTGGTCACAGCGGACCAATCGCTGGCTCGGGTGCTGCACCCGTTGACCAATCGTAAGACGGCGCTGATGCTAATGGAGCATCTACTGCCGGAGGACACTCTGCTGATGGAGGAGCACTACAAGAAGAAGCAGGAGCAGAGAGACGCTGCAGACAG CTCTGAAACGGTGGATGACGCTGAAGCACGTCCCACATCTCCTGATGCTGATCAAATCCAACCCCAACCAGAGCCACTGAGCAAGGCGGATGTCACGGAGAAGAAG AGGCTGCTGGTGGCGTGTATTGAGGAGCGCCTGCGGGCCCTGGAGGAGCCCTGTGGTGCCCTGCAGGTGGAGGTGCGTGAGAATGGGGTGCGGGGCGAGGCCGTGGAGGCCCTGGTTCGGGAGCGATGTACGCCCGTGGAGCTGGAGCGCTACGGCCTGTTCATCGGAGACCTGGAGCGTGTGGTCAGCCTGCTGCTGTGTCTGTCCTCTCGGCTGGCCCGCGTGCAGAACGCCCTGAGTACCGTGGACCAGCACACAGACGAAGAGGAGAAG GATTCTCTGGACAACCGTCACCGTCTGCTGTGCAAGCAGTGGGAGGACGCCAAAGACCTGAAGGACAACCTGGACAGACGGGAGAGGATGGTGTCTAACTTCCTGTCTCGCTGCCTGACGGCCGAGCACCTACAGGACTACCAGCACTTCGTCCAGACCAAGGCCTCGCTCCTCATCAGGATGAAGGACCTGGACGAGAGGCAGCGTCTGGGGGAAGAGCAGCTGGAGTCCCTGCTCAACACCCTCCCTACCTGGGGACTACCATCAGGCCCCCATCCTAGTCTTTCATCTCCCCCAGCTGTCCATCAACTCTCTGGGCTTATAGAGCCCTGA
- the shroom1 gene encoding protein Shroom3 isoform X1: MDSYNFHFERMSNLDLHPLSLPLSRLSPAKSTSSIDQITHHHGKGDSAYSSFSGGSSAPEYPSPLLSDDLQHHSLHYTDLKYVKAIYHPNVLDSDAKSMDQLYRSVEAISNQYRHNDGCPSASQYCNQNQETLPPPPPLPPPPPARLDSFIATRNLENCRAQHGPEGQLADRPPPRPQTNNSDAACLKPDLVYGRRASQPYHRDPVDPDHTVNNTEQQKSANILSGSPPRTSQPEHPKQQSGSGDGGHLEGQRKRAHLAHGCLMPEQQQSASPWHVAQNMVNSSIQHKGQFYFVTGVCKSSLKHGSLCVPEVGSESPVPAPVETHRLVEMESSHNTMDNMFRNTQQMHHSTHDTATTNNREFYTKSQDEEKLIQSRISYDPSHISNQGSRSFDALEKSHKVQSRVIGRHHSPNHHIFYCGPEENCPPLSNFHNLVVPPPISMEQANHHKRDKQVKRGRRQPLGDVASEKINKETTPLLYHLTGANRAALSLHKPKKDIEVSVKGKDAGLNTTPISCSDMTPQGETSKEERVEATSHPCNTLDDSFKKYYKEKLKDAQSKVLRETSFKRRDLQLSWPHRVRQRPELRPTVLHTVSSSQDSETSTDTLTPSPTHSEGTDEENIKETVKEVEKVKESVVVKDSEKENGRPANVAQPQVARIRGRKRLTPEQKKLCYSEPENLNQLGDTPSHHAACRSLGNESEGGLLVLSSEEGEQGEQGLVAARRKMFETRGRAMSASSLSKTSLKHLQHNALVAYMERKTGHKVAESQQPTPQASQVPSQRHSTAGKPSDWDPRPQSGNKEGPKKKLYRPHSAGRILDSTSSSIRYSQFSSSSTQARGYSQQASWRESPSPSQGKSASVESLLDQPEPPEFFRNRSTSTPHAFQGHNYMNDPSPVNIMDTSSAQTQRPVDEETVVMRRGQAMSVPEGQRVRVVAQRGKSMEELGMSQVSRPPVLNKSSEQLDQLCSRQMGPGPGQEKRIVSFFGEGQEKPQRQTKRKPLFKQESAPQLGSEEDKEEMTKSTRESSESVSPAWRNSSRIRTRSDGSPRSYDFGPLVKDEIETTVLSCDVPLPPSHNGQESSERAVKSTSTSPSIPINPRGTSERGTGAGSSRVKTARPLHHSVVREQSVDEPSVSTKSPQEVSLSCGVTTDPTLWTIPPEPGRKDKGEDPALSDNLAEGETPNLAPAPAAFEPLTISSTTPVPDTDTSQSGEGEQPEEEKETDAVEGETPAGETESPEKTPTTKWEELVEEVVTADQSLARVLHPLTNRKTALMLMEHLLPEDTLLMEEHYKKKQEQRDAADSSETVDDAEARPTSPDADQIQPQPEPLSKADVTEKKRLLVACIEERLRALEEPCGALQVEVRENGVRGEAVEALVRERCTPVELERYGLFIGDLERVVSLLLCLSSRLARVQNALSTVDQHTDEEEKDSLDNRHRLLCKQWEDAKDLKDNLDRRERMVSNFLSRCLTAEHLQDYQHFVQTKASLLIRMKDLDERQRLGEEQLESLLNTLPTWGLPSGPHPSLSSPPAVHQLSGLIEP, translated from the exons ATGGATTCCTATAATTTCCACTTTGAGAGAATGAGCAACCTGGACCTGCACCCACTGAGCCTACCATTGAGTCGGCTCTCCCCAGCCAAGTCCACCAGCAGCATCGACCAGATCACCCACCATCACGGCAAGGGCGACTCGGCCTACAGCTCCTTCTCTGGGGGCTCCAGTGCGCCAGAATATCCGTCCCCCCTCCTTTCAGACGACCTCCAGCACCACAGCCTGCACTACACAGACCTGAAGTATGTGAAGGCCATCTACCACCCCAACGTCCTCGACTCTGACGCCAAGAGCATGGATCAGCTCTACCGCTCGGTGGAGGCCATCTCAAACCAGTACCGCCACAACGATGGCTGCCCGAGTGCTTCACAGTATTGTAATCAGAATCAGGAAACGCTACCGCCCCCTCCTCCCCTGCCGCCTCCACCCCCCGCCCGCCTGGACAGCTTCATAGCCACCAGGAACTTGGAGAACTGCAGGGCACAGCACGGCCCCGAAGGCCAGCTGGCAGACAGGCCACCTCCACGGCCCCAGACAAATAATTCTGATGCTGCCTGTCTCAAGCCTGACCTAGTCTATGGCCGCCGGGCCTCACAGCCCTATCACAGGGACCCAGTCGACCCTGACCACACAGTTAATAACACTGAGCAACAAAAGTCAGCAAACATCTTAAGCGGATCACCCCCTCGCACGAGTCAGCCTGAGCACCCCAAACAGCAGTCCGGTAGCGGCGATGGCGGGCACTTGGAGGGTCAGCGCAAGAGGGCGCACTTGGCCCACGGCTGCCTCATGCCGGAGCAGCAGCAGTCCGCCAGTCCCTGGCATGTGGCACAGAACATGGTCAACAGCAGCATCCAGCACAAGGGCCAGTTCTACTTCGTTACAGGTGTTTGTAAGTCCAGTCTGAAGCATGGCTCTCTGTGTGTGCCAGAGGTGGGCAGTGAGAGCCCTGTGCCAGCGCcagtggagacccacaggctggtggagatggagagttCACACAACACCATGGACAACATGTTCAGGAACACCCAACAGATGCACCACAGCACTCATGACACCGCAACAACCAACAACAGGGAGTTTTACACCAAGAGTCAAGATGAGGAGAAACTGATTCAGAGTAGAATTTCATACGACCCCTCTCACATTTCAAACCAGGGCTCGCGCAGCTTTGATGCCTTAGAGAAAAGTCACAAGGTACAGAGCAGAGTGATCGGCAGGCATCACAGCCCCAACCACCACATCTTCTACTGTGGCCCAGAGGAGAACTGTCCTCCATTATCAAACTTCCACAACCTGGTAGTCCCTCCTCCAATCAGCATGGAGCAGGCCAACCACCACAAGAGAGACAAACAGGtcaagagagggaggaggcagcCATTAGGAGACGTTGCCAGCGAAAAGATCAACAAGGAAACCACCCCGCTTCTGTACCACCTCACTGGAGCCAACAGGGCGGCGCTGAGTTTGCACAAGCCCAAAAAGGACATTGAGGTCAGTGTGAAAGGTAAAGATGCAGGCCTGAACACAACCCCCATTAGCTGTAGTGATATGACACCACAGGGTGAAACATCCAAGGAAGAGAGAGTGGAGGCTACCTCCCACCCCTGCAACACCCTGGATGACTCCTTCAAGAAGTACTACAAGGAGAAACTGAAGGACGCCCAGTCTAAGGTGCTCAGGGAGACCTCCTTTAAGAGGAGGGACCTGCAGCTGTCCTGGCCCCACAGAGTGAGGCAGAGGCCTGAGCTCAGGCCCACAGTACTTCACACTGTCTCCTCTTCACAGGACTCTGAGACCTCAACAGACACACTCACCCCCTCCCCAACACATTCTGAGGGGACAGATGAGGAGAACATAAAGGAAACGGTGAAGGAGGTTGAGAAAGTGAAAGAGAGCGTGGTGGTGAAGGACAGTGAAAAGGAAAACGGGAGACCAGCGAATGTTGCCCAGCCGCAGGTGGCTCGAATCAGGGGAAGGAAGCGCCTGACTCCAGAGCAGAAGAAGCTGTGCTATTCCGAGCCGGAGAATCTGAACCAGCTGGGTGACACACCCTCCCACCACGCAGCCTGCCGTTCCCTGGGCAACGAAAGTGAAGGAGGCCTGCTAGTGCTCTCAAGCGAGGAGGGGGAGCAGGGAGAACAGGGCCTGGTGGCAGCTAGGAGAAAGATGTTTGAAACCAGAGGCAGGGCCATGTCTGCCTCCAGCCTCTCCAAGACATCCCTGAAGCACCTCCAGCACAATGCCCTGGTCGCCTACATGGAGCGCAAAACGGGACACAAGGTGGCTGAGTCCCAGCAGCCCACCCCTCAAGCCTCTCAAGTCCCCAGCCAGAGGCACTCCACGGCTGGGAAGCCTTCTGACTGGGATCCCAGGCCTCAGTCTGGGAATAAAGAAGGCCCCAAGAAGAAGCTGTACAGGCCCCACTCGGCTGGCCGCATCCTGGACTCAACCTCCAGCTCGATAAGGTACTCACAGTTCAGCTCCAGCTCCACCCAGGCCCGAGGTTATTCCCAACAGGCCAGCTGGAGAGAGTCACCCAGCCCCTCTCAGGGGAAGTCTGCCTCTGTGGAAAGTCTTCTGGACCAGCCTGAACCACCTGAGTTCTTCAGAAATCGTTCCACCTCAACGCCCCACGCATTTCAG GGTCACAACTACATGAATGATCCCTCACCAGTTAATATTATGGACACTTCCAG TGCTCAGACTCAGAGGCCAGTAGATGAGGAGACGGTGGTAATGAGGAGAGGTCAGGCCATGTCGGTCCCTGAGGGTCAGCGGGTCCGGGTGGTGGCCCAGCGGGGGAAGTCCATGGAGGAGCTGGGTATGTCCCAGGTCAGCCGTCCCCCGGTCCTCAATAAGAGCTCTGAGCAGCTGGACCAGCTCTGCAGTAGGCAGATGGGCCCAGGACCAGGCCAGGAGAAGAGGATCGTCTCATTCTTCGGTGAGGGCCAGGAGAAACCCCAGAGGCAGACCAAGAGGAAGCCCCTCTTCAAGCAGGAATCTGCACCACAGCTGGGCAGTGAGGAAGACAAAGAGGAGATGACTAAAAGCACCAGGGAGTCTAGTGAGTCTGTCTCCCCGGCATGGAGAAACTCGTCTCGGATCAGGACTCGCTCAGATGGCTCCCCCAGATCATATGACTTTGGCCCCCTCGTTAAAGATGAGATCGAGACCACTGTGCTCTCCTGCGACGTCCCACTCCCACCATCCCATAACGGTCAGGAGTCTAGTGAGAGAGCAGTCAAGTCTACCTCAACTTCTCCCTCCATACCCATCAATCCCAGGGGCACTAGCGAGAGGGGCACTGGAGCTGGCTCCAG CAGAGTGAAGACCGCCCGTCCTTTACACCACTCTGTGGTGAGAGAGCAGTCAGTGGACGAGCCCAGTGTGAGTACCAAGTCCCCTCAGGAAGTCTCCCTGAGCTGTGGAGTCACCACAGACCCCACTCTGTGGACCATACCACCTGAACCAGGGAGAAAAGACAAGGGCGAGGACCCAGCACTTTCTGATAATCTGGCCGAGGGAGAAACTCCAAATCTAGCCCCTGCTCCGGCAGCTTTCGAGCCCCTTACAATTTCCTCCACCACACCAGTCCCTGACACTGACACTTCCCAGAGTGGGGAGGGCGAGCAACCAGAGGAAGAAAAGGAAACCGATGCGGTGGAGGGGGAGACCCCAGCAGGCGAGACAGAGAGCCCAGAAAAGACACCAACCACAAAGTGGGAGGAGCTGGTGGAGGAAGTGGTCACAGCGGACCAATCGCTGGCTCGGGTGCTGCACCCGTTGACCAATCGTAAGACGGCGCTGATGCTAATGGAGCATCTACTGCCGGAGGACACTCTGCTGATGGAGGAGCACTACAAGAAGAAGCAGGAGCAGAGAGACGCTGCAGACAG CTCTGAAACGGTGGATGACGCTGAAGCACGTCCCACATCTCCTGATGCTGATCAAATCCAACCCCAACCAGAGCCACTGAGCAAGGCGGATGTCACGGAGAAGAAG AGGCTGCTGGTGGCGTGTATTGAGGAGCGCCTGCGGGCCCTGGAGGAGCCCTGTGGTGCCCTGCAGGTGGAGGTGCGTGAGAATGGGGTGCGGGGCGAGGCCGTGGAGGCCCTGGTTCGGGAGCGATGTACGCCCGTGGAGCTGGAGCGCTACGGCCTGTTCATCGGAGACCTGGAGCGTGTGGTCAGCCTGCTGCTGTGTCTGTCCTCTCGGCTGGCCCGCGTGCAGAACGCCCTGAGTACCGTGGACCAGCACACAGACGAAGAGGAGAAG GATTCTCTGGACAACCGTCACCGTCTGCTGTGCAAGCAGTGGGAGGACGCCAAAGACCTGAAGGACAACCTGGACAGACGGGAGAGGATGGTGTCTAACTTCCTGTCTCGCTGCCTGACGGCCGAGCACCTACAGGACTACCAGCACTTCGTCCAGACCAAGGCCTCGCTCCTCATCAGGATGAAGGACCTGGACGAGAGGCAGCGTCTGGGGGAAGAGCAGCTGGAGTCCCTGCTCAACACCCTCCCTACCTGGGGACTACCATCAGGCCCCCATCCTAGTCTTTCATCTCCCCCAGCTGTCCATCAACTCTCTGGGCTTATAGAGCCCTGA